A DNA window from Theobroma cacao cultivar B97-61/B2 chromosome 5, Criollo_cocoa_genome_V2, whole genome shotgun sequence contains the following coding sequences:
- the LOC18598883 gene encoding probable inactive tRNA-specific adenosine deaminase-like protein 3 — protein MDKHTPQIIHIPDKPRVPPSQQPTVNVYASIIEPKHANTLVRRLNQIAPLENLRHVRRIRRRHLQVQGGSPELSVILCLACENETQFNSMPPDVQEIVNSYNLCPFITKVSKYAALSKEEWDEQCKLWPTSYHPLTYNIDGITGFSEEDTKSVFSFMKSAVELAKSGDGLVVNAAVIVDPSAGLIIASACDEVCSWHMPTNKVKTETCCFKQLETFTSHADANRIVRDITMLSNGSSNNLQQCYTAVSCLNPWQWAQHAFHRSHCYWHPLRHAAIVAVEASAARDRHLFPGSGYNEKLYEVDCTHSSSSISTTKRQKIVNLANVINGGEHDAHIEGSHSLARPYLCTGYDIYLVWEPCTMCAMGLVHQRIRRIFYAFPNPEAGALGSVHRLQGEKSLNHHYAVFRVVLPEEVIGRTKLKL, from the exons ATGGACAAGCACACACCGCAAATTATTCATATTCCAGACAAGCCACGTGTTCCGCCCAGCCAGCAACCCACTG TGAATGTTTATGCTTCCATAATTGAACCAAAACATGCCAATACTCTTGTAAG GCGGCTTAATCAGATAGCACCGCTTGAAAATCTCCGTCATGTGAGGCGGATTCGAAGAAGGCATCTCCAAGTTCAAGGAG GAAGCCCAGAGCTGTCGGTGATATTATGTTTAGCTTGTGAAAATGAAACACAATTCAACAGCATGCCACCAGATGTGCAAGAAATTGTGAATTCCTACAACTTGTGTCCTTTCATTACAAAA GTTAGCAAATATGCAGCATTATCAAAAGAGGAGTGGGACGAGCAGTGCAAACTGTGGCCAACCTCATATCATCCACTAACCTA CAATATTGATGGCATTACTGGGTTTAGTGAAGAGGATACTAAATCAGTTTTCAGCTTTATGAAGTCTGCTGTAGAGTTGGCAAAGTCTGGAGATGGTttg GTTGTCAATGCTGCTGTAATAGTAGATCCATCAGCTGGGCTGATAATTGCGAGTGCATGTGATGAAGTCTGTTCTTGGCATATGCCAACAAACAAAGTGAAAACTGAAACCTGTTGCTTCAAACAGTTGGAAACATTCACTTCTCACGCTGATGCTAACAGGATAGTACGAGATATAACTATGCTTTCAAATGGTTCATCTAATAATCTCCAACAATGTTACACTGCTGTTTCTTGTTTAAACCCTTGGCAATGGGCTCAGCACGCATTTCATAGAAGTCATTGTTATTGGCACCCATTACGACATGCTGCTATTGTCGCTGTTGAAGCTTCTGCTGCCAGGGACAGACATTTGTTCCCTGGTTCTGGCTACAATGAAAAGTTGTATGAAGTTGATTGCACTCATTCTTCGTCCTCAATTTCTACAACAAAGAGACAAAAGATCGTCAACCTTGCAAAT GTCATCAATGGTGGGGAACATGATGCTCATATTGAAGGTTCACACTCCTTAGCCAGGCCTTATTTGTGTACTGGCTATGACATCTATCTTGTCTGGGAGCCTTGTACAAT GTGTGCCATGGGGCTTGTCCATCAAAGAATTAGGCGCATATTTTATGCTTTCCCAAATCCTGAAGCGGGCGCATTGGGAAGTGTTCACAGGTTACAGGGTGAGAAAAGCTTAAATCATCACTATGCTGTTTTCAGGGTCGTCTTGCCTGAAGAAGTCATTGGgagaacaaaattaaaattgtag